The DNA segment GCGGGCAAAGCAGCGGGAGGAGATGTCCAGTTGCACTTCCACCCCGTCCATGCCGGGGGGCAGGCCTGCGGCGGAGGCGGCCACCGGTGTGACGTCGATGCCATAGCAATCGGCGGTGCTGTCCAGAATGCCTTCGCTCAGGGCAAAACCCAGGGCAAAGTCTTCCAGGTCCAGGGGCGTGGCCATCATCACTGCGTGCGAGATACCGTTGAACACCAGGGCAATCGGCACCTCGCTGGCCAGCACGCGCTCTTGCGCGCGCAGGCCGTCCTGCAGATGGTGGCGCTCCACGGGGACGTGGCGGATGGCAGGGAGGACGAGGGGGGCACCGTCTGGTGGAACCAGGGGGCAGGTGCCGGCGGCAGTGTCGGTCATGGCTGCCATTATCGATTCAGCCCTGCAAACTGTCCCGGGCAAGGACGGTCTGCAGGGCTGTGGGGGCGCAGAAGGCACGCAGAAAGCGGACAGCAGGTGGGCCGAGGGTGGAAGGGTGAATCAGGCCAGCGGCGGCAGCATCAGCGGGTTGATGCCGCTGCGCACCAGGTCCTGCGCTTCCATCTCGGCGTCCAGGGCCAGGCTGGCCAGGTCATCGGCCACCAGTTCCAGCTGGTGGTCGGCCTGCAGGTAGAAGGCCTTGAGGTAGCTGTGGCAGTCGCCGCAGCTCTCGGCCTTGATGGCGGCTTTTTCGTCTTCCAGGCACCAGTAGTCCAGCTTGCCGGAGGCATCGCAGCTGGTGCAGGTGGTGCGCACCACATGCCACTGCGTCTCGCACAGGCTGCATTGCAGGTAGCGCAGGCCGGCCTGGGCACCGCCCAGCACCAGGCTGCCGGCGGGGGCGTGGCCGCAGACGGGGCAGTCGTGGCGGTGGGCGCCCAGCTCGGCCATGCCGCTGCCGGGCAGCTGGCTGGCGAGCTGGCGCCAGTACAGCGACAGGGCGCTGTGCAGCAGCTGGGCGACGCCCGCGTCGGGCAATTCGGCGCCATCGGCCGGTTCGTCGCCGCGCAGCATGGCCAGCAAGGCACTGGCCCAGCGGTTGCGCTGGCCGCTGTCGGCCGCGCGCAGCGCTGCCAGGGCCTGCTGGATGGGCGCGCCCTGCATGCTGGCGGGCGACGCCAGCTGGGCCAGCAAGCCGTCCAGCAGCTGCAGCCAATGGGCAGAACGCTGCAGGCTGTGACTGTGCAGCGGGGCATGGGACTGGCGCAGGGCCTCGGCCAGACCGTGCACTTCGGCGGCGCTCAGGGGCGTGGCCTCGGCCGCAGCCTGCTGGGCGCCGACCAGGTCGGCGGCCCACAGCAGGTAGTCGGCCATGGCGTGGCCATCCGCCAGCTGGCGCAGGCGCGCGGCCCGCCGGGCGTAGGGCCGTGTGGCATCGGGCAGGCGCACCGGGGCGATGTATTCCACGCCCGGCGAGCGTTCCGATTCAGGGACGATGCGGATGCTCATCGTGCCGGCCTCGCAGTCTTCTTCTTGCCGGGAGCCTTGGCGCTGATCTGTGCATGCCAGCGGTCATGGTGGGCCTTGGCCCAGGCATGGCTGACATAGCCGGTCACCATGCCGCGGATCGAGCCCTTCACCCAGAAGGCCAGGTAGATGTGGCCAATGATCAGCAGCATCAGGCCCACGCCGGCGACCGCGTGCAGCAGCAGGGCCACGCGCAGCACCGGGATAGGGAACAGGTGGGCGAAATAGGCGCGCCAGATCACCAGCCCGGTGAGCAGCAGCGCGCAGATCAGGCCCATGATCCCCCAGAACATGAGCTTCTGGCCAGCGTTGTACTTGCCGACGCGCAGCGGCTTGCTGTGATCGCCGGCCACCACGGACTTGACGTTTTCCAGCCAGAGGCGGTCTTCCTTTTCAGGCAGGTTGTATTTCACAAACCGGATGAACAGGTAGACCAGGGCCACGAACACCACGATGCCGAAGAAAGGGTGCAGCAGGCGGGCCATCTGCGGCGTGCCGAACACGCCGTTGAGCCAGTTCAGGCTGGGAAACAGCCAGGACAGGCCCGACATGGCCACCAGGAAGAAGCAGGTCACCATGGCCCAGTGGCACAGGCGATCGGGCAGCGGGGTGCGCAAAATCATGCGGTCTTTTTTCATGCCTTCTCTCCCTTCTTGGCGTGGTCATGCTCCTCGTCTTCATCCTCATCGACCTCGTTGGGGCCGGTACTGATGTAGTGGGCGGCAGCGCCGGCCAGTGCCGTGACAAAGCCGATGGCCGCCAGCGGCTTGAACCAGCCCTTCCAGCCTTCCACCACGCCGCTGATGTGGGGGTCCTTGGGCAGCTTGTGGTAGAGCTCCGGCTGGTCGGCATGGTGCAGCACGTACATCACGTGGGTGCCGCCCACGCCGGGCGGGTTGTAGACGCCAGCGTTCTCCACGCCGCGGCTCTTCATTTCCTGCACGCGGCCTTCGGCCTTGTGCAGCATGTCGTCCTTGGCGCCGAAGCTGATCGCCCCGGTGGGGCAGGTCTTGACGCAGGCAGGCTCCTGGCCCACGGCAACGCGATCGGAACACAAGGTGCACTTGTAGGCCTTGTTGTCTTCCTTGCTGATGCGGGGCACGTTGAACGGGCAGCCGGCCACGCAGTAGCCGCAGCCAATGCAGTGCTCGGACTGGAAGTCCACGATGCCGTTGGCGTACTGCACGATGGCGCCGGGCTGGGGGCAGGCCTTGAGGCAGCCGGGGTCTTCACAGTGCATGCAGCCGTCCTTGCGAATCAGCCACTCCAGCTTGCCCTTTTCGTTGACATGCTCGTCAAAGCGCATCAGCGTCCAGCTCTTGGGCGAGAGGTCGCGCGGGTTGTCGTAGACGCCGAAGTTCTCGCCCACGTCGTCACGCAGATCATTCCATTCGCTGCAGGCAACCTGGCAAGCCTTGCAGCCGATGCAGATGCTCACGTCGATCAGCTTGGCGACCTCGTCCTTGTGGTCGCGTGCATGGGCGGCCGGCGTGAGGTCGTTGGTGGCCGAGCGCCGCACGATATCTTGGGATTGCATACTCATGGGCGCGCCTTATGCTTTTTCGATGTTGACCAGAAAGGCCTTGAACTCGGGGGTCTGGGCATTGGCGTCCCCGATGCCGGGGCTCAGCGTGTTGGCCAGATAGCCCTTGCGCGTGGTGCCTTCGTAGCCCCAGTGGCAGGGAATGCCGATCTGCTCGATCTCCTGGCCATCGACCTGCAGCGTCATCACGCGCTTGGTCACCACGGCCTTGCCCTTGATGTGGCCGCGCTTGCTGGAGACGCGGATCATGTCGCCGGCCTTGATGCCTTTCTTGTCGGCCAGCTTTTCCGAGAGTTCGATGAACTGTTCGGGCTGGACGATGGCGTTCAGGCGCGAGTGCTTGGTCCAGTGGCGGAACATCTCGGTGATCGAGTAGGTCGTGGCCACATAGGGGAACTGCTCGCGCGAGCCCATGCGGGCGGCATCGTCGGCAAAGACGCGCGCCACGGGGCTCTTGCTGACCTGGGGGTGCAGCGGGTTGGCGGCCAGCGGGCTTTCGGTGGGTTCGTAGTGCTCAGGGAAGGGACCGTCGTTCATGTCCTTGAGCGAGAACAGGCGGCCCAGACCGTCGGGCTGCATGATGAAGGGGCTGACGCCGCTGTTCGGCGCTGCCGTCAGCGGGTAGTCGGGCACGTCCGCGCCGCCCCATTTCTTGCCGTCCCAGTGCAGGATCTGGCGCTTGGGATCCCAGGGCTTGCCCGAGGGATCGGCCGAGGCGCGGTTGTACAGCACGCGGCGGTTGGCCGGCCAGGCCCAGGCCCAGCCGGGGGTGTTGCCATGTCCGGTGTCGGTGTTGTCGCGGCGCGCCATCTGGTTGCCGGCTTCGGTCCACGAACCGGCAAAGATCCAGCAGTAGCTCGCGGTGGTGCCGTCATCGCGCAGCATGCCGAAATCGGACAGCAGCGATCCCTTCTTGGCGATCAGCTTGCCGCTGTCGTCGTACAGGTCCGCCAGCGCATAGCCGTTGGTTTCCTTGGCCACTTCCTCGGGGTGCGGATCGTAGGGGTTGTGGTATTGCCAGCGCGTGTTCATCAGCGGCGCCGGGTTGGCACCGCCTTCCTTGGCGTACAGCTCGCGCAGCTTCATGAAGATGCCGCCCAGAATGCGGCCGTCATGGCGCGCCTCGAACGGCGGCTCCTGTGCGGCCCAGTGCCACTGCAGCCAGCGGCCGGAGTTGACGATGGTGCCGTTTTCCTCGGCAAAGCACGACGAGGGCAGGCGGAACACCGTGGTCTGGATTTGGGAGGGGTCCACGTCGTTGAATTCGCCGTGGTTCTTCCAGAAGGTGGAGGTCTCGGTCTGCAGCGGGTCGATGATGACCAGGAACTTGAGCTTGGACAGCGCGTCGCGGATCTTGCCGGAGTCGGGCATGGCCGCCACCGGGTTGAAGCCCTGGGCGATGTAGCCGTTGACCTTGCCGCGGTACATCAGATCGAAGTAGGCCAGCATGTCGTAGCTGCGATCCCACTTGGGCAGCCAGTCGTAGCCCCAGCTGTTCTCGCGCGTGGCATGGTCGCCGTACAGGTCCTTCATCAGGCTGACGAAGAACTTGGGCGTGTTCTTCCAGAAGTTGACCTGGCCGGGCAGATCGGCCTGCGGCGTGGACTCCTTCAGGTAGTCGTCGATGGTCTGCTGTTGGTCGGTCGGCAGGTTCAGGTAACCGGGCAGACGCGTGGAGAGCAGGCCCAGGTCGGTATAGCCCTGGATGTTGGAGTGACCGCGCAGCGCATTCACGCCGCCTCCGGCCATGCCGATGTTGCCCAGCAGCAGCTGGATCATGGCCGAGCCGCGGATGATCTGGGCGCCCGCCGTGTGGTGGGTCCAGCCCAGTGCGTACAGGAAGGTCGCGGTGCGGTCGGGCACGCAGGTGCTGGCCAGTTGCTCGCACACATGCAGAAAGTCTTCGACCTGGGTGCCGGTGATGGTGTTCACCATCTCGGGCGTGTAGCGCTCCACATGCTTCTTCAGCAGGTTCAGCACGCAGCGCGGGTGCTGCAGCGTCAGGTCCTGCAGCGCATGACCCTGGGCATCGCGCTCGTAGGTCCAGCTGCTCTTGTCGTAGCTCTTCTTGTCGGCGTTGTAGCCGCTGAACAGGCCTTCTTCGAAGCTGTAGTCCTCGCGCACGATCAGGCTGGCGTTGGTGTAGGCCTTGACGTATTCGTGCTGGATCTTGTCGTGCTGCAGCAGGTAGTTGACGATGCCCATCAAGAAGGCCGCGTCGGAGCCGGCGCGGATCGGGGCGTAGAAATCCGCCACCGACGCGGTGCGGTTGAAGCGCGGATCCACCACCATCAGATGGGCTTTGTTGTGGATCTTGGCTTCGATGGCCCACTTGAAGCCCACGGGGTGGGCTTCCGCCGGGTTGCCGCCCATGACCAGAATCACGTTGGCGTTCTTGATGTCCACCCAGTGGTTGGTCATCGCCCCGCGGCCGAACGAGGGCGCCAGGGCCGACACCGTGGGGCCGTGGCACAGGCGCGCCTGGCAGTCGAAGCCGACCATGCCCAGTGCGCGCGCAAAGCGGAAGTCCAGCACGCCGGTTTCGTTGGATGCGGCCGACGAGGCCAGCATGCCGGTGCTGAGCCAGCGGTTGACCACCTGGCCCTTCTCGTTCTTCTCGATGAAGTTGGCGTCGCGGTCGTCCTTGAGCAGGCGGGCGATGCGCTCGTTGGCTTCGTCCCAGCTGATGCGCTTCCACTCGTTGGTGCCGGCTTCGCGCACCTCGGGGTACTTCAGGCGCTGGTCGGAGTGGATGTAGTCGAGTGCCCCCGCGCCCTTGGGGCACAGCGAGCCGCGGCTGACCGGGTGGTCCGGGTCACCTTCGATGTGGAAGATCTTGGCCTTGGCGTTTTTGGCGCCGTCGCCCAGGCTGTACATCAGCATGCCGCAGCCGACCGAGCAATAGGTGCAGTTGTTGCGGGTTTCCTTGGCGCGCAGCAGCTTGTACTGGCGGGGCAGGGTGGCCATGGCCACCGAGGGGGCAAAGCCCAGGGCTGCAGCCGTCGCACCGGCCGCACCGGCGCCACAGAGCTTGAAGAATCTTCTTCTGCCGTGATTCATCGTGATTCGTTTTTCTTCAACCGCGCTCCCATGACCATGGAGGGCGTTAGGTTTGCAGGCGCGGCATGCATGCGCCTGGTGAGCCGGGGGGATAGCCCGGACTCGAAGCCTCGACCTTGACGATTGCCCACGCATTGCCGGACCTCACGGGCCACGTCGAATGTTGAGGGGTGCCAATGGCAAGCAATTGAACCGGTGCGGCAGGCGCCGGTTCGCAAAGCGAGGAATTGCGTGAAGACCCTCAAGTCTTCATGTCATCCAGTTCCTACAAGGAGACGGGAAGGCACGCGAATCTATTCACCTCACACCTTGATGTCCAGCAAACATGAGCGCAAGCCTCGGGTATGCATTCCCCGCGCGCACGGTCACCGCAATGCATGCACTCAATCCAGCAGGGCCACACCCTTGACCTGGGCCCAGGCGGATTGGCCGGCGCACAGGCCCATCTGCTGCACCGAATGCTGGCTCAGCCGGGCCAGCAGCATGGTGGCGCCAGCCTGCACCTGCAGCATGGCGTAGCCCGGGGCTTCGGGCTGGATGGCGGCTATCTGCACCGGCAGCACATTGAGAATGCTGGAATACGCGGGTGGCACCAGCGCCACACTCACGTCCCGCGCCTGGATGCGCAGGCGCACCGCCGTGCCGGGGGCGCGAGCCTGGGTGCCGACCAGGCGCAGCTGGCCACCGTCGAACTGCGCCGTGGTCAGGTGGTCGCTGGCGTCGTGTTGCGTGACCGTGGCGGGCACCACGGCCGCTGCCGTGTCCCCGTGGGCCAGGGGCAGGTCCAGGCGTGCCAGCAGTTGGGCCGTGTGGCCTTCGGCCACCACCCGGCCGGCGCGCAGCAGCACCAGGTGGCTGGCCAGGCGTGCCACCTCGTCCAGCGAATGGCTGATGTAGAGCACCGGAATGTCCTGGTGGGCCTGCAGACGGTCCAGATAGGGCAGCACCTCGGCCTTGCGTTCGGCATCCAGCGCCGAGAGCGGCTCGTCCATCAGCAGCACGCGCGGGCTGGTGGCCAGGGCCCGGGCGATGGCCACGCGCTGGCGTTCGCCGCCGGACAAGGTGGATGGCTTGCGCGGCAGCAGCGGTGCAATGCCCAGCAGCTCGATCACCTGCTCCAGCGCCACACGCTGGCGGGCAGCCGGGGTGCGGCGCAGGCCGTAGCGGATGTTGTCCTCGGCCGTGAGGTGGGGGAACAGGCTGGCTTCCTGGAACACATAGCCCAGGGCGCGCTGGTGCGTGGGCAGCCAATGCCGGGCCGCGTCGTCCTGCCAGACATCGCCGTTCACGGTGACGCGGCCATGCGCGCGCTCCAGCCCGGCGATGCTGCGCAGCAAGGTGGTCTTGCCGCAGCCGGATGGGCCGAACAGGGCCGTGACGCCCTGACCGGGCAGGTTGAGCTGTACATCCAGTGCAAAGTCGGCGCGCTGCAGTTGCAGGTGGGCCGCAATGCTGCGGTCGTTGGAGTGGGGCGCGGTCATAGTGGAGAGGCGTGGCGGTGTTCGCGCGGCTGCAGCCAGCTCAACAGCACCAGTACCACAAAGGCAAAGGCGACCATGCCGCCGGCCAGCCAGTGGGCCTGGGCGTATTCCATGGCTTCCACATGGTCGTAGATCTGCACCGACACCACGCGGGTCACGCCGGGGATGTTGCCGCCCAGCATCAGCACGATGCCGAATTCACCCACGGTGTGGGCAAAGCTCAGCACGGCGGCGGTGATGAAGCCGGGCCGTGCCAGCGGCAGGGCCACGGTGAAGAAGCGGTCCAGCCGGCTGGCGCCCAGTGTGGCCGCCACTTCCAGAGGGCGGTTGCCGATGGACTCGAAGGCGCGCTGCAGCGGCTGCACGGCAAACGGCAGCGAGTACACGACCGAGCCCACCACAAGCCCGGGGAAGGTGAAAGGCAGGCGCCCCAGGCCCAGGGCCTCGGTCAGCTGGCCGATGGGGCCGTGGGGCCCCATGGTGACCAGCAGATAGAAACCGATCACCGTGGGCGGCAGCACCAGCGGCAGTGCCACCACGGCACCGATGGGCCCACGCCAGCGCGAGCGCGTGTGTGCCAGCCACCAGGCCAGCGGCGTGGTCAGCACCAGCAGCAGCACGGTGGTGACGCTGGCGAGCTCCAGCGTCAGGCGGATGGCGGCCCAGTCTTCCGGGCTGAGGTGGGGTGTGTTCACGGCATGGCGGCAGAAAGCCGCACTATATAAAAACCAGAGGGGCGCTGTTCCGGCGCAGGTGGCCAGGACAGCGGGATCCCCTTATGCGGAAACCCGCGCGGTGCGCGCAGGTGCACTGTGGTGCTTAGAAGGCGTAGCCATAGGACTTGATGATGGCGCGGGCCTTGTCGCCCTTGAGGTAGTCCATCAGCGCCTTGGCGGCGGCATTGTCCTTGGCGCTGTTCAGCACGATGGCGTCCTGGTGGATGGGCTCGTGCATGGAGGCGGGAACGATCCAGGCCGAGCCTTCACGGATCTTGCCGTCTTCCATCACCTGGGACAGCGCCACAAAGCCCAGTTGCGCATTGCCGCTGGCTGCGAACTGGTAGGTCTGGCCGATGTTCTCGCCCAGCACGGTCTTGGGCTGCACCTGGGCGGTGAGGCCCAGCTTGCCCAGGGTTTCCATGGCAGCCAGGCCGTAAGGGGCCAGCTTGGGATTGGCGATGGCAATGTGCTGCCAGTCATTGCGCTGGAGCACGGCACCCTTGTCGTCCACATAGCCTGCCTGCTTGCTCCACAGCACCAGCTGGCCGATGGCATAGGTGAAGCGGCTGGCGTCCACGCCCTTGCCTTCCTTGGCGATCTTTTCGGGCGTGGTGTCATCCGCAGCCAGCAGAATGCCAAACGGTGCACCGTTGCTGATCTGGGCGTAGAACTTGCCGGTGGCCCCAAACGACAGCACGGCCTTGTGGCCCGTGTCCTTCTCGAACTGGGCAGCAATCTTCTGCATCGGGGCGGTGAAGTTGGCGGCCACTGCCACGGACACTTCGTCGGCGTGGGCCGCACCGGCCAGCAGCACCGCACAAGCGAGGGTCAGGTGGCGCAGAGGGAAAGACTGGGACATGGTTCGCTATTCCTTATTTGAATAGCGCGAAGTATAGCCATCCCGTCCGCCTGCAACTTTTTGTGCAGGCATGATGCGGGGCTATGGCTGACCGCACCGCTTCTTCTTCCCCCATGCCCGCGACGGCTTTGCTCGATGCGCTGGGCCACAGCATGTCGGACAAGCGCATCGAGGTGCTGCGACACCTGGTGCACAACGGCTCCATCTCCCAGTCCGCGCGCGACTGCGGCATCAGCTACAAGGCGGCCTGGCAGGCGCTGGACACCTTGACCAATCTGGCGGGGGTGACCCTGGTGGAGCGCAGCGTGGGCGGCGCCGGCGGGGGCGGTGCCACGCTGACCGAGGCCGGTCATGCCCTGCTGCAGGCGGCCGATGCCATGGAGCGTGCCCGCTCCGAGGTGCTGGCCCGCTTGCAGGGCGCCGGCCTGCACCAGCCGGTGCTGGCACGCCTGGCCGTACGCACCAGCATGCGCAACCAGTGGCCTTGCACGGTGCAGTCGCTGCACACCGAAGGCGGCCGTGTGACCGTGCTGCTGCACACCGACAGCCGCCATGCGGCCCCGTTGCGAGCCCAGGTGACGCGCGAAAGTGCCGAACTGATGGGGCTGTTTCCCGGCCAGGCGGTGCTGGCCATGGCCAAGGCCACAGCGGTGCAGGTGCTGTCCGGGGCGGCGGCGGCCGATGGGTTGCAGGCCACGGTCTGGGACGGCGAAGTGACGCGGGCCGATACCGGCGAGGGCGCGGAAGTGGCTGTGCGCCTGCCGGGCGGCGTGCATGTGGTGGGGTTTGCCGTGGGCGCGCCGCTGCAGCCCGGCGCGCAGGTACAGGTGCGCATTCCTGCGGCGGCCGTGGTGCTGGCGCTGGTGGATGGGGCAGGTCTGGCCGGTGCTTGATGCATGTCAATCCCGCCGATGGCCGGTGGTGGGATAGTGGGCCTAATGTGACCCCTGGTACGGCGGATACACGCCAGCCATGGCGGACAGGTATCGGGGATACCTCATTTTTGACACAATACGGACCATACCGCATGACTCTGCCCGGGGAGGCAGCGCACCACATTGAGAGCTATCTGTGAGTATCTTTGATCGCCTGAAATCCAATCTGTCCGGCAGTGATGCCGCTCCTGCCGCTGCGACATCCGCTGACGATGAGGGGAAGGTGGGCGGTGGCCGCTTCATGGGCAAGGACGAATCCCAGGCCATGCGCCGTGCGGAGCGTGCCGCCCCGGAAAAACCGGTGGAAAAAGGGCTGAGCGGACCAGGTGAGGTGTGGGTGTTTGTCTGCCCCAATACCCAGCGCCTGATTCTGGTGCCCCGGCTGGGAGCCGCCCAGGGCGAGGTGCTGACCCAGCACATGCTGTCCGATCTGCAGCGCATCGGCCTGTGCGAAGAGGTGTCCTACCACGCAGGCTACGACCAGTACTGGAAAATGCCGACGCAGGAAGCCATTTTGCGCATGCCCACGCTGCACAGCGTGGAAGTGCTGCCCATGAAGCAGATGAAGCTGACCACCCAGTTGGTCAAGCCGGGCGAGGCGCGCGGCTTCTGGATGCGGGTGCGCCTGCGCGAAGAATCGGAGCTGCCGCAGCCCGATTCGGCACAAGACAGCCGCGTGGGCTGATTCCTCCCAGGCCACCCAGCAGATACCGCCTTCGGGCGGTTTTTTCATGGGCAGGCCGGTGCATTCACTGCACCCCGCCCGTCACCGGCAAGCCCGACAGCAGGTGCCACTGGGTCTGCACCACGAAGTCGGCGTAATCCATGGGGCGCTGGATCTGGGCGTCGGCGCTGTTGGGCAGCACATAGGCCCAGGCACGCTGGCTGCTGGCGTCGTAGACCAGCTTGAACAAGTGGTCGGGAACCCAGACCTGGCTGCTTCCCAGCAAGTGCGGCACACCCTGGTAGAGCGGGCCGCTGAAGACAAACACATCGCCCGCCGCGCGCTGTGCGTATTTGCGCACATCGGCCTCCAGCTTGGCCCAGACCTTGCGGTTGTTGGTCGGGTCCTGGGGCACCATGTTCGTCAGGGCGAACGACTGGGCCATGCCGCTGGCGCTGTACTGGTTGGCGGCAGCGGCCATGTGTCCGCGGTCATAGCCGCTGCCCTGGTAGTCCGCCAGCGTGGCGCGCTGTGCACTGGGTACGCGCGCGTCGGCATAGAAGCGGTCGGTGCGTTCCTGGCCGGCCGCCTGCTGCAGGCGGCCCCGGTTCAGCCGCTCCACCACCACCATCGGCGTCTTGGTGCGGCCGGAATACAGCACGGCAAACCCTTCCGAGCACAGCGCGCGCGCAGCCCATTCGGTGCCGATGCTGCCTGGTTGCAGGACACGGCCGGCCGGAAACTGCTCACGGCAGGCCGCAAAGCCGCTGCTGTCGATGGCGGAGGAGGCTGTGGCGGTTGTTGGCGTGCTGGCCGTGGTCGCCGGCGATGCCGTGGGGCGTGTGGCCTGGGAG comes from the Comamonas terrigena NBRC 13299 genome and includes:
- the fdhE gene encoding formate dehydrogenase accessory protein FdhE, with the translated sequence MSIRIVPESERSPGVEYIAPVRLPDATRPYARRAARLRQLADGHAMADYLLWAADLVGAQQAAAEATPLSAAEVHGLAEALRQSHAPLHSHSLQRSAHWLQLLDGLLAQLASPASMQGAPIQQALAALRAADSGQRNRWASALLAMLRGDEPADGAELPDAGVAQLLHSALSLYWRQLASQLPGSGMAELGAHRHDCPVCGHAPAGSLVLGGAQAGLRYLQCSLCETQWHVVRTTCTSCDASGKLDYWCLEDEKAAIKAESCGDCHSYLKAFYLQADHQLELVADDLASLALDAEMEAQDLVRSGINPLMLPPLA
- a CDS encoding formate dehydrogenase subunit gamma, which codes for MKKDRMILRTPLPDRLCHWAMVTCFFLVAMSGLSWLFPSLNWLNGVFGTPQMARLLHPFFGIVVFVALVYLFIRFVKYNLPEKEDRLWLENVKSVVAGDHSKPLRVGKYNAGQKLMFWGIMGLICALLLTGLVIWRAYFAHLFPIPVLRVALLLHAVAGVGLMLLIIGHIYLAFWVKGSIRGMVTGYVSHAWAKAHHDRWHAQISAKAPGKKKTARPAR
- the fdxH gene encoding formate dehydrogenase subunit beta codes for the protein MSMQSQDIVRRSATNDLTPAAHARDHKDEVAKLIDVSICIGCKACQVACSEWNDLRDDVGENFGVYDNPRDLSPKSWTLMRFDEHVNEKGKLEWLIRKDGCMHCEDPGCLKACPQPGAIVQYANGIVDFQSEHCIGCGYCVAGCPFNVPRISKEDNKAYKCTLCSDRVAVGQEPACVKTCPTGAISFGAKDDMLHKAEGRVQEMKSRGVENAGVYNPPGVGGTHVMYVLHHADQPELYHKLPKDPHISGVVEGWKGWFKPLAAIGFVTALAGAAAHYISTGPNEVDEDEDEEHDHAKKGEKA
- the fdnG gene encoding formate dehydrogenase-N subunit alpha is translated as MNHGRRRFFKLCGAGAAGATAAALGFAPSVAMATLPRQYKLLRAKETRNNCTYCSVGCGMLMYSLGDGAKNAKAKIFHIEGDPDHPVSRGSLCPKGAGALDYIHSDQRLKYPEVREAGTNEWKRISWDEANERIARLLKDDRDANFIEKNEKGQVVNRWLSTGMLASSAASNETGVLDFRFARALGMVGFDCQARLCHGPTVSALAPSFGRGAMTNHWVDIKNANVILVMGGNPAEAHPVGFKWAIEAKIHNKAHLMVVDPRFNRTASVADFYAPIRAGSDAAFLMGIVNYLLQHDKIQHEYVKAYTNASLIVREDYSFEEGLFSGYNADKKSYDKSSWTYERDAQGHALQDLTLQHPRCVLNLLKKHVERYTPEMVNTITGTQVEDFLHVCEQLASTCVPDRTATFLYALGWTHHTAGAQIIRGSAMIQLLLGNIGMAGGGVNALRGHSNIQGYTDLGLLSTRLPGYLNLPTDQQQTIDDYLKESTPQADLPGQVNFWKNTPKFFVSLMKDLYGDHATRENSWGYDWLPKWDRSYDMLAYFDLMYRGKVNGYIAQGFNPVAAMPDSGKIRDALSKLKFLVIIDPLQTETSTFWKNHGEFNDVDPSQIQTTVFRLPSSCFAEENGTIVNSGRWLQWHWAAQEPPFEARHDGRILGGIFMKLRELYAKEGGANPAPLMNTRWQYHNPYDPHPEEVAKETNGYALADLYDDSGKLIAKKGSLLSDFGMLRDDGTTASYCWIFAGSWTEAGNQMARRDNTDTGHGNTPGWAWAWPANRRVLYNRASADPSGKPWDPKRQILHWDGKKWGGADVPDYPLTAAPNSGVSPFIMQPDGLGRLFSLKDMNDGPFPEHYEPTESPLAANPLHPQVSKSPVARVFADDAARMGSREQFPYVATTYSITEMFRHWTKHSRLNAIVQPEQFIELSEKLADKKGIKAGDMIRVSSKRGHIKGKAVVTKRVMTLQVDGQEIEQIGIPCHWGYEGTTRKGYLANTLSPGIGDANAQTPEFKAFLVNIEKA
- the modC gene encoding molybdenum ABC transporter ATP-binding protein; protein product: MTAPHSNDRSIAAHLQLQRADFALDVQLNLPGQGVTALFGPSGCGKTTLLRSIAGLERAHGRVTVNGDVWQDDAARHWLPTHQRALGYVFQEASLFPHLTAEDNIRYGLRRTPAARQRVALEQVIELLGIAPLLPRKPSTLSGGERQRVAIARALATSPRVLLMDEPLSALDAERKAEVLPYLDRLQAHQDIPVLYISHSLDEVARLASHLVLLRAGRVVAEGHTAQLLARLDLPLAHGDTAAAVVPATVTQHDASDHLTTAQFDGGQLRLVGTQARAPGTAVRLRIQARDVSVALVPPAYSSILNVLPVQIAAIQPEAPGYAMLQVQAGATMLLARLSQHSVQQMGLCAGQSAWAQVKGVALLD
- the modB gene encoding molybdate ABC transporter permease subunit, which produces MNTPHLSPEDWAAIRLTLELASVTTVLLLVLTTPLAWWLAHTRSRWRGPIGAVVALPLVLPPTVIGFYLLVTMGPHGPIGQLTEALGLGRLPFTFPGLVVGSVVYSLPFAVQPLQRAFESIGNRPLEVAATLGASRLDRFFTVALPLARPGFITAAVLSFAHTVGEFGIVLMLGGNIPGVTRVVSVQIYDHVEAMEYAQAHWLAGGMVAFAFVVLVLLSWLQPREHRHASPL
- the modA gene encoding molybdate ABC transporter substrate-binding protein, encoding MSQSFPLRHLTLACAVLLAGAAHADEVSVAVAANFTAPMQKIAAQFEKDTGHKAVLSFGATGKFYAQISNGAPFGILLAADDTTPEKIAKEGKGVDASRFTYAIGQLVLWSKQAGYVDDKGAVLQRNDWQHIAIANPKLAPYGLAAMETLGKLGLTAQVQPKTVLGENIGQTYQFAASGNAQLGFVALSQVMEDGKIREGSAWIVPASMHEPIHQDAIVLNSAKDNAAAKALMDYLKGDKARAIIKSYGYAF
- a CDS encoding TOBE domain-containing protein — its product is MADRTASSSPMPATALLDALGHSMSDKRIEVLRHLVHNGSISQSARDCGISYKAAWQALDTLTNLAGVTLVERSVGGAGGGGATLTEAGHALLQAADAMERARSEVLARLQGAGLHQPVLARLAVRTSMRNQWPCTVQSLHTEGGRVTVLLHTDSRHAAPLRAQVTRESAELMGLFPGQAVLAMAKATAVQVLSGAAAADGLQATVWDGEVTRADTGEGAEVAVRLPGGVHVVGFAVGAPLQPGAQVQVRIPAAAVVLALVDGAGLAGA
- a CDS encoding DNA/RNA non-specific endonuclease, whose product is MATRKRKSSPAPLHWFQRLRHRLTGRLAFFIWGALFGNAVLVQALSPWDLLTRSPESLLSQSWRSHLDGARQQLRGWGEGLADEATRLVKQRIGNWAQSPAPSQATRPTASPATTASTPTTATASSAIDSSGFAACREQFPAGRVLQPGSIGTEWAARALCSEGFAVLYSGRTKTPMVVVERLNRGRLQQAAGQERTDRFYADARVPSAQRATLADYQGSGYDRGHMAAAANQYSASGMAQSFALTNMVPQDPTNNRKVWAKLEADVRKYAQRAAGDVFVFSGPLYQGVPHLLGSSQVWVPDHLFKLVYDASSQRAWAYVLPNSADAQIQRPMDYADFVVQTQWHLLSGLPVTGGVQ